In Paenibacillus sonchi, the genomic stretch CGTCACTTCGCTATCCATTCTGAAGCTCGTTCCTAATCCGCCGGGCAAGATCGTGAGCGGGCGTATTTTGCTGAAAGGCCAGGATATCGTACCGCTGAAAGAAAAAGAAATGCGCAACATCCGCGGCGATGCCGTGTCGATGATTTTTCAGGAGCCGATGACTTCCCTGAATCCGCTGTTTACTGTCGGCCAGCAAATCATAGAAACCGTCCGGCTGCACCGTGGCCTGTCCAAGAAGGATGCCCGGACCCATGCGGTGGACATGCTCCGCAAGGTCGGCATTCCCCGGCCGGAGGCCATCATCGATGAGTATCCGCATCAATTGTCGGGAGGCATGCGGCAGCGGGTGATGATTGCGATGTCGGTCTCCTGCAGCCCCGAGCTGCTCATTGCCGATGAGCCGACAACGGCGCTCGATGTTACGATCCAGGCGCAGATTCTTGACCTGATCCGCAAGCTGAACGAAGAGCAGGGAACTGCCGTTATGCTGATCACCCATGATCTTGGGGTGGTGGCGGAAATGTGCCAGCGGGTTGCCGTAATGTATGCGGGCAAGGTGGTGGAGGAGGGCAGTGTGCGCGATATTTTCAAGAATCCGCTGCATCCTTACACCCGGGGGCTGATCCAGTCGGTGCCGAGAATGGGTGAAACCAGGGAGCGGCTGTATTCTATTCCCGGCAGTGTGCCGGCCCTGAGCACACAATTGCAGGGCTGCCGGTTCGCGCCGCGCTGCTCCCATGTGATGGAGCTCTGCCGGCAATCCCTTCCGCAGCTGAAGCTGCAGGAGGATAACCATAGCTGCAGATGCTGGCTGCATGATAGTCAACAGGAGGATGCGGTATGAATGATAGCCTGCTGGAGGTCAGGAACCTCAAAAAATATTATCCGGTTAACAAAGGTTTTTTCAACAAAACTCAAGCTTATATCAAAGCGGTTGATGACATATCCTTTTCAGTCAGGAAGGGTGAAACCTTTGGGCTTGTTGGAGAGAGCGGCTGCGGCAAATCAACGACCGGCCGTTCATTGCTTCGTCTGATCGAGCCTACGGCGGGGGAAGTCTGGTTTGAAGGCCGGGATATCACGAAGCTGTCTATGGAGGACATGCGCAGGCAACGGCGGGAGATGCAGATTGTTTTCCAGGACCCGTTCTCTTCCCTCGACCCGCGGAATACCGTGCAGCGTATCCTGGAAGAGCCGATGATTGTGCATGGCGCAGGCAATGCGAAGGAGCGGCGGGCGGCTGTTGAACGGCTGGCCGATGTAGTGGGACTGGCCAAGGCGCATCTTCAGCGGTACCCGCATCAATTCTCCGGCGGCCAGCGCCAGCGGATCGGGATTGCCAGAGCGCTGGCGCTCCAGCCGAAGCTGATTATCGCTGATGAGCCTGTGTCTGCCCTTGATGTGTCTATCCAGTCCCAGGTCATTAATCTGATGCAGGATTTACAAAAAGAATTCGGACTAACTTACATATTCATAGCCCATGACCTTAGTGTAGTGAAGCATATCTGCGACCGTGTTGCCGTGATGTACCTTGGGCGAATTGTGGAGATTACCGGTAAGAACAAGCTGTATGACCAGCCGCACCATCCTTATACTCAAGCGCTGCTGTCAGCGGTTCCTGAACCTGATCCGGATATCCGCAAGGAGCGGGTCATTCTGCAGGGGGAAGTGCCGAGTCCGGCGAATGCGCCGGTAGGCTGTGCTTTTAATACCCGCTGCCCCCGGGTGATGGATGTCTGCCGCAGTACAAGACCTCCGCTGCTGGAAACCGGAGCCGGACATCTAACCGCATGTCATTTGTATGACGAAGAGAACCGTACCCATCTGGCTTAGTATGCAATGAGACTAATTCTGCAGGCAATCAATGGCCTTGGTATATGGCAGCGCTTTGGCGCGACTCCATATAGAAGTTTTAACACTTTAACGAAAGAAGGGAGTTTTTCTAAAGATGAAGAAATGGAGCAGTCTTGCACTGGCAGTAACGCTGGGGGCCGTTTTGACCTTAAGCGGCTGCGGAGGTGACAACAACAACAATGCCGGTACAGAAGCAACGGGTTCGAATGCAGCGGCAACCGCCGCACCGGAAAGCTCACCTGAAGCGGCGGCACAGCAGGATACCTTGATCCTGGGACGCGGCGGCGACTCGGC encodes the following:
- a CDS encoding ABC transporter ATP-binding protein, which produces MNDSLLEVRNLKKYYPVNKGFFNKTQAYIKAVDDISFSVRKGETFGLVGESGCGKSTTGRSLLRLIEPTAGEVWFEGRDITKLSMEDMRRQRREMQIVFQDPFSSLDPRNTVQRILEEPMIVHGAGNAKERRAAVERLADVVGLAKAHLQRYPHQFSGGQRQRIGIARALALQPKLIIADEPVSALDVSIQSQVINLMQDLQKEFGLTYIFIAHDLSVVKHICDRVAVMYLGRIVEITGKNKLYDQPHHPYTQALLSAVPEPDPDIRKERVILQGEVPSPANAPVGCAFNTRCPRVMDVCRSTRPPLLETGAGHLTACHLYDEENRTHLA
- a CDS encoding ABC transporter ATP-binding protein; its protein translation is MVQPILKVEELHTHFFTERGEVPAVDGVDLYINPGEVLGVVGESGCGKSVTSLSILKLVPNPPGKIVSGRILLKGQDIVPLKEKEMRNIRGDAVSMIFQEPMTSLNPLFTVGQQIIETVRLHRGLSKKDARTHAVDMLRKVGIPRPEAIIDEYPHQLSGGMRQRVMIAMSVSCSPELLIADEPTTALDVTIQAQILDLIRKLNEEQGTAVMLITHDLGVVAEMCQRVAVMYAGKVVEEGSVRDIFKNPLHPYTRGLIQSVPRMGETRERLYSIPGSVPALSTQLQGCRFAPRCSHVMELCRQSLPQLKLQEDNHSCRCWLHDSQQEDAV